In Aquiflexum balticum DSM 16537, a single genomic region encodes these proteins:
- a CDS encoding outer membrane protein assembly factor BamB family protein yields the protein MSIKYLFRNQAWFLSYILLVVSCSEKVDTAQSQDSQWKSRLNNHQDWGIYRGHSSGIQFSELDQIHTGNVQHLEKVWEYHHGNPVGPGMYANPIIIDGLLYFTTPEVNAVALNAATGKEVWVFRPDDYRNDERPFRGRNRGLTYWEDSEGKNQRILNFVKDRVYAIDAKTGKLITSFGENGWIDLRKNLPQDPEQVDFEATSQGIVYQNFIIIGGRTPEEDPSTPGDVRGYDALTGEFKWIFHTIPQPGQLGYDTWQFEEGVSYGGTNPWGGLTLDEDRGWVFFATGSPAPDFIFGGMRKGENLFANCVVALDATTGKRIWHYQTLRHDIWDYDLPPAPILATVTANGKSRDIVVQLTKQGLTFVLDRETGEPVFPVVDLPVPTSKVPGEEAWPTQPFPLKPPPLNRTTLRESDLSNITPETHEYVLNIFRKHETGPLYTPASVAGVITMPGHQGGAEWGGAAFDPATNVMFVNINEAPTIHSLIPLTNFDSATATPIQRGAMIYNTACTACHGLNKVGNPPLFPPLNDIKLSRDSIKSVLAFGRGMMPAFSHYSDKQLDELVAYLESEDFNADVGDVGKLNDKNSKVPRYANIAPFFVDQNGYPAISPPWGTLNAVDLDKGEILWKVPLGEYPELVAQGIRNTGSKSFGGPVVTAGNLVFIAATPDEKIRAFDKFTGQVLWEYQLPAGGYATPSVYMVGGKQYVVIAAGGGGKNGTKVGDSVIAFALPD from the coding sequence ATGAGCATCAAATACCTCTTTAGAAATCAAGCTTGGTTTTTGAGTTATATACTTCTTGTTGTATCCTGTTCCGAAAAAGTGGATACCGCTCAATCTCAGGATAGCCAATGGAAAAGCAGGCTCAATAACCATCAGGATTGGGGGATTTACAGGGGACATTCCTCCGGGATCCAATTCTCCGAATTAGATCAAATCCATACCGGGAATGTTCAGCACCTCGAGAAAGTTTGGGAATATCATCACGGAAATCCTGTAGGACCAGGAATGTATGCCAATCCCATCATCATTGATGGCTTATTGTATTTCACTACCCCGGAAGTAAATGCAGTGGCATTGAATGCGGCTACCGGAAAGGAAGTATGGGTGTTCAGACCTGACGATTACAGAAATGACGAAAGGCCGTTTAGGGGAAGGAATAGAGGACTTACCTATTGGGAAGACTCAGAAGGAAAAAACCAACGGATACTGAATTTTGTAAAAGACCGGGTTTATGCCATAGATGCCAAGACCGGTAAACTGATCACTTCCTTTGGCGAAAACGGTTGGATCGATTTAAGAAAAAATTTACCTCAAGACCCGGAACAGGTTGATTTTGAAGCGACAAGCCAAGGGATTGTCTACCAAAACTTCATCATTATCGGAGGACGTACACCTGAAGAGGATCCGTCTACTCCAGGCGATGTGCGGGGTTATGATGCCCTGACAGGAGAATTCAAATGGATTTTTCACACCATACCCCAACCGGGGCAATTGGGTTATGACACTTGGCAATTTGAAGAAGGGGTAAGTTATGGTGGGACAAATCCTTGGGGCGGACTGACGCTTGATGAAGATCGCGGTTGGGTATTTTTTGCGACGGGTTCACCGGCACCTGATTTTATTTTTGGGGGAATGCGAAAAGGCGAGAATTTATTTGCAAACTGTGTGGTAGCGCTCGATGCCACCACAGGCAAACGAATCTGGCATTATCAGACCCTTCGCCATGATATTTGGGATTATGACCTGCCCCCGGCTCCGATTTTAGCCACCGTTACTGCCAATGGAAAATCCAGGGACATTGTGGTACAACTTACCAAGCAGGGACTGACATTTGTATTGGATAGGGAAACAGGTGAACCTGTGTTTCCGGTGGTAGATTTACCCGTTCCCACTTCTAAGGTTCCGGGTGAAGAAGCTTGGCCAACTCAACCTTTTCCTTTGAAGCCACCACCACTGAACCGTACAACACTTCGGGAATCTGATCTGAGCAACATAACTCCTGAAACCCATGAGTATGTCCTGAATATTTTCAGAAAACATGAAACCGGTCCTTTGTATACCCCGGCTTCCGTGGCGGGGGTGATCACCATGCCCGGGCATCAGGGCGGTGCAGAGTGGGGCGGTGCGGCTTTTGATCCTGCCACCAATGTCATGTTTGTCAACATCAACGAGGCACCCACCATCCATAGCCTGATTCCATTGACAAACTTTGACTCTGCCACGGCCACACCCATACAAAGGGGGGCAATGATTTACAACACCGCCTGTACAGCCTGTCATGGGTTGAACAAGGTGGGTAATCCGCCCTTGTTTCCTCCGCTTAACGACATTAAACTGAGCCGCGATTCAATCAAATCAGTCTTGGCCTTCGGTCGTGGAATGATGCCGGCTTTCAGCCATTATTCCGATAAGCAACTGGATGAACTTGTAGCCTATTTGGAAAGCGAAGACTTCAATGCGGATGTGGGAGATGTTGGTAAGTTGAATGATAAAAACTCAAAAGTACCGCGATACGCCAATATTGCACCCTTCTTTGTGGATCAGAATGGTTATCCTGCCATCTCTCCGCCTTGGGGAACGCTCAATGCAGTAGACCTTGATAAAGGGGAGATTCTTTGGAAGGTTCCCTTGGGAGAATACCCCGAACTGGTTGCCCAGGGGATCAGGAATACGGGTTCCAAAAGCTTTGGCGGCCCTGTGGTAACAGCCGGAAATCTGGTATTTATAGCTGCTACACCAGATGAAAAGATCAGGGCATTTGATAAGTTCACAGGCCAAGTATTGTGGGAATATCAGTTGCCGGCAGGTGGTTACGCCACCCCAAGTGTGTATATGGTTGGAGGAAAACAATATGTAGTGATTGCTGCAGGGGGTGGCGGAAAAAACGGCACCAAAGTCGGAGATTCGGTGATTGCGTTTGCCTTGCCGGACTGA